A window of the Salipiger sp. H15 genome harbors these coding sequences:
- a CDS encoding ATP-binding cassette domain-containing protein produces MAEMQTSGAAITFDKLGKSFAKKGSGMVMALEDISLEVAPGTITGIIGRSGAGKSTLLRMVNGLEQPTTGTVTVAGHDVGRAGGAALRRIRREVGMIFQHFNLLSSRTVYGNVALPLEIAGVPGAEIKCRVDDLIARVGLEQLSTRYPAELSGGQKQRVGIARALATQPKVLLSDEATSALDPETTQTVLKLLGDINRDLGLTILLITHEMAVVRDIASHVAVIDGGRIVEAGATYDVFAAPQHPTTRSFLSGITGITLPSFIAGRLVAERPQGPSQEVIRITFAGKHATDPMLAMLTSELGIPVNILAGAIEEIGPHPFGNLLVSVEAERGAEARAYLERHELLTEVLGYVG; encoded by the coding sequence ATGGCCGAAATGCAGACATCAGGTGCCGCGATCACCTTCGACAAGCTGGGAAAGTCCTTCGCCAAGAAGGGCTCCGGCATGGTCATGGCGCTCGAGGACATCAGCCTCGAGGTCGCCCCCGGCACGATCACCGGGATCATCGGCCGTTCCGGCGCGGGCAAGTCCACGCTCTTGCGCATGGTCAACGGGCTGGAGCAGCCCACAACCGGCACGGTCACCGTCGCCGGGCATGACGTCGGCCGCGCCGGCGGCGCCGCGCTGCGCCGCATCCGGCGCGAGGTCGGGATGATCTTCCAGCACTTCAACCTGCTGAGCTCGCGCACGGTCTACGGCAACGTCGCCCTGCCGCTCGAGATCGCGGGCGTGCCCGGTGCCGAGATCAAGTGCCGCGTCGACGACCTGATCGCCCGCGTCGGGCTCGAACAACTGAGCACCCGCTACCCGGCCGAGCTTTCCGGCGGGCAGAAGCAGCGCGTCGGCATCGCCCGGGCGCTCGCCACCCAGCCCAAGGTGCTGCTCTCGGACGAAGCCACCTCGGCGCTCGACCCCGAGACCACGCAGACCGTGCTGAAGCTGCTCGGCGACATCAACCGCGACCTCGGCCTCACCATCCTGCTGATCACCCACGAGATGGCCGTCGTCCGCGACATCGCCAGCCATGTCGCGGTGATCGACGGCGGGCGCATCGTCGAGGCGGGCGCGACCTACGACGTCTTCGCCGCCCCGCAGCACCCGACCACGCGCTCGTTCCTGTCGGGCATCACCGGCATCACCCTGCCGAGCTTCATCGCCGGGCGGCTGGTCGCCGAACGCCCGCAGGGCCCGAGCCAGGAGGTGATCCGCATCACCTTCGCCGGGAAACACGCCACCGACCCGATGCTGGCCATGCTCACCTCGGAACTCGGCATCCCGGTCAACATCCTTGCCGGTGCCATCGAGGAGATCGGCCCGCATCCCTTCGGCAACCTGCTGGTCTCGGTCGAGGCCGAGCGCGGTGCCGAGGCCCGCGCCTATCTTGAACGTCACGAGCTGCTCACGGAGGTGCTGGGCTATGTCGGCTAA
- a CDS encoding methionine ABC transporter permease, giving the protein MSANLINLLIEATLQTLYMVAISGALGTLFGLPIGVYLAVSQRGELLSSPWVNKVLGLVVNAARSVPFIILVVAIIPFTRMIAGTSIGTTAAIVPLTIAAVPFIARLVENAIREVDSGLIEAARAMGATPLQIIRKVLIPEALPGITLGLTLAVVSLIGYSAMVGAVGGEGLGDLGIRYGYQRFMPEVMLAVVVILIVLVQLVQSLGEGLARLVDKRAPRNRGR; this is encoded by the coding sequence ATGTCGGCTAACCTCATCAACCTGCTGATCGAAGCCACGCTTCAGACCCTCTACATGGTCGCCATCTCGGGCGCGCTCGGCACGCTCTTCGGCCTGCCCATCGGCGTCTACCTCGCCGTCTCGCAACGCGGCGAGCTGCTGTCGAGCCCTTGGGTCAACAAGGTGCTGGGCCTCGTCGTCAACGCGGCGCGCTCGGTGCCCTTCATCATCCTCGTGGTGGCGATCATCCCCTTCACGCGCATGATCGCGGGCACCTCGATCGGCACCACCGCCGCCATCGTGCCGCTGACCATCGCCGCCGTGCCCTTCATCGCGCGACTGGTGGAAAATGCCATCCGCGAGGTCGACAGCGGCCTCATCGAGGCGGCCCGGGCGATGGGCGCGACGCCGCTGCAGATCATCCGCAAGGTGCTGATCCCCGAGGCCCTGCCCGGCATCACGCTCGGTCTCACGCTCGCCGTGGTCAGCCTCATCGGCTACTCGGCCATGGTCGGCGCGGTCGGCGGCGAGGGCCTCGGCGATCTCGGCATCCGCTACGGCTACCAGCGCTTCATGCCCGAGGTGATGCTGGCGGTGGTCGTCATCCTCATCGTGCTGGTCCAGCTCGTGCAGTCCCTCGGCGAGGGTCTGGCCCGGCTGGTCGACAAGCGCGCGCCGCGCAACCGCGGCCGCTGA
- a CDS encoding MetQ/NlpA family ABC transporter substrate-binding protein, protein MKRMIPLVSALALMAGTAMADDIKVGVSPGEHAEIMEEVAKIAAPMGLNIDVVEFSDYVVPNQALADGDIEANSFQHEPYLDNQMKDRGFELSPIATTITTPMGVYSDKITSMDDFPEGGSMGIPNDPTNGGRALLVLQQLGLIKLAEGTGLVPTVLDVVENPKDMRFQELDAAQLPRSLADLDAALINTNYAIASGLNPKEDSIAMESADNPYVNIIVVRKGDEEQPWVKPLIDAYHSPEVKAFIEEKYHGTVLTSW, encoded by the coding sequence ATGAAGCGTATGATCCCCCTCGTCTCCGCCCTGGCCCTGATGGCCGGCACCGCGATGGCCGACGACATCAAGGTCGGCGTCTCGCCGGGCGAGCACGCCGAGATCATGGAAGAAGTGGCCAAGATCGCCGCGCCCATGGGTCTCAACATCGACGTGGTCGAGTTCTCCGACTACGTGGTGCCGAACCAGGCGCTGGCCGACGGCGACATCGAGGCCAACTCGTTCCAGCACGAGCCCTACCTCGACAACCAGATGAAGGACCGCGGCTTCGAGCTCAGCCCGATCGCGACCACCATCACCACCCCGATGGGCGTCTACTCGGACAAGATCACCTCGATGGACGACTTCCCCGAGGGCGGCTCCATGGGCATCCCGAACGATCCGACCAACGGCGGCCGCGCCCTGCTGGTGCTGCAGCAGCTCGGCCTGATCAAGCTCGCCGAGGGCACCGGCCTCGTGCCGACCGTGCTCGACGTGGTCGAGAACCCCAAGGACATGCGCTTCCAGGAGCTCGACGCGGCGCAGCTGCCGCGCTCGCTGGCCGACCTCGACGCCGCGCTGATCAACACCAACTACGCGATCGCCTCGGGCCTGAACCCGAAGGAAGACTCGATCGCCATGGAAAGCGCCGACAACCCCTACGTGAACATCATCGTCGTGCGTAAGGGCGACGAGGAGCAGCCCTGGGTGAAGCCGCTGATCGACGCCTACCACAGCCCCGAGGTGAAGGCCTTCATCGAAGAGAAGTACCACGGCACCGTGCTGACCTCCTGGTAA
- the purU gene encoding formyltetrahydrofolate deformylase yields MGIIQEVQAAADRVQTKGTRERNIVLTVSCPVRSGIVAAISTYLAEQGCNIHDSAQFSDLANDRFFMRLSFSSEQGRDREALAEGFAGLARDLGMDFAFHDPGRKMKVAIMVGRFGHCLNDLLYRSRIGALPIEIVAVISNHLDYQKVVVNHDIPYYCVKVTKETKAGAEAEQMRILRESGAELVVLARYMQVLSDEMCTEMSGRIINIHHSFLPSFKGANPYKQAYERGVMLIGATAHYVTADLDEGPIIEQDVIRVTHAQSAADYVSLGRDVESQVLARAIHAHIHRRVFLNGNKTVVFPASPGEHASERMG; encoded by the coding sequence ATGGGTATCATCCAGGAAGTCCAAGCTGCCGCCGACCGGGTTCAGACCAAGGGGACCCGTGAGCGGAACATCGTCCTGACCGTGTCCTGCCCGGTGCGCTCGGGCATCGTGGCGGCGATCTCGACCTATCTTGCCGAGCAGGGCTGCAACATCCACGACAGCGCGCAGTTCTCGGACCTCGCGAATGACCGTTTCTTCATGCGGCTGAGCTTCAGCTCCGAGCAGGGCCGCGACCGTGAGGCGCTGGCCGAGGGCTTTGCCGGGCTCGCGCGGGATCTCGGCATGGACTTCGCCTTCCACGATCCGGGCCGCAAGATGAAGGTCGCGATCATGGTGGGCCGGTTCGGGCATTGCCTCAACGACCTGCTCTACCGCTCGCGCATCGGCGCGCTGCCGATCGAGATCGTCGCGGTGATCTCCAACCACCTCGACTACCAGAAGGTCGTGGTGAACCACGACATCCCCTATTACTGCGTCAAGGTCACGAAAGAGACCAAGGCGGGGGCCGAGGCCGAGCAGATGCGCATCCTGCGCGAGAGCGGCGCGGAACTGGTGGTGCTGGCGCGCTACATGCAGGTGCTGAGCGACGAGATGTGCACCGAGATGTCGGGGCGGATCATCAACATCCACCATTCCTTCCTGCCCAGCTTCAAGGGGGCGAACCCCTACAAGCAGGCCTATGAGCGCGGCGTGATGCTGATCGGCGCGACGGCGCATTACGTGACCGCCGACCTCGACGAGGGGCCGATCATCGAGCAGGACGTGATCCGCGTGACCCATGCGCAGAGCGCGGCGGATTACGTCTCGCTGGGCCGCGACGTGGAAAGCCAGGTGCTGGCGCGGGCGATCCATGCGCATATCCACCGCCGGGTCTTTCTCAATGGCAACAAGACCGTGGTCTTCCCGGCGAGCCCCGGGGAACATGCGTCCGAGCGGATGGGCTGA
- a CDS encoding sarcosine oxidase subunit gamma, which translates to MNAPLSAFPPATLAETPAAKVSSALPRTRFSLRARGDLAPLEQALGVTLPRRIGQTVKGPIEAACLGPDEWVLLASEAAPIAEACAGVYGTLPHSLVDISAREVTFVIEGPRAAELITIGCARDIDTIAPGTARRTLFDGATVTLWRDAEDRFRLDAWNSFAPHLLHLLQIGARELAAESH; encoded by the coding sequence ATGAACGCCCCGCTTTCCGCCTTCCCGCCCGCCACCCTGGCCGAGACCCCGGCCGCCAAGGTGAGCTCGGCCCTGCCCAGGACCCGCTTCTCGCTGCGCGCGCGGGGGGATCTCGCGCCGCTCGAGCAGGCGCTGGGGGTGACCCTGCCGCGCCGCATCGGGCAGACCGTCAAGGGCCCCATCGAGGCCGCCTGCCTCGGCCCCGACGAATGGGTCCTGCTGGCCTCGGAGGCCGCGCCCATCGCGGAGGCCTGCGCCGGGGTCTACGGCACGCTGCCGCACAGCCTCGTCGACATCTCGGCCCGCGAGGTGACCTTCGTCATCGAGGGCCCGCGCGCCGCCGAGCTGATCACCATCGGCTGCGCCCGTGACATCGATACCATCGCCCCCGGCACCGCCCGCCGCACGCTCTTCGACGGCGCCACGGTGACCCTCTGGCGCGACGCCGAAGACCGCTTCCGCCTCGACGCCTGGAACAGCTTCGCCCCCCACCTGCTGCATCTCCTGCAGATCGGGGCACGTGAACTTGCCGCTGAAAGTCATTGA
- a CDS encoding sarcosine oxidase subunit alpha, translating into MSSHRVSGKGRVNRSRPVNFTFDGRTFQGYEGDTVASALLANGVHLMGRSFKYHRPRGPVAAGSEEPNALIGTRRGPGRFEPNTRATVQEIWGGLETTSQNKYPSLSFDVGAVNDAAYMLFSAGFYYKTFMWPRSFWDKVYEPFIRAAAGLGVSPTEEDPDSYASRNLHCDVLIVGAGPSGLAAAKVAAEAGLKVVLVDENAEAGGTLLSEPQAQIDGIPAWDWLASELAALKAAGVKVMTRTTAIGYYHQNLIGLCERLTDHLAQLPADTPRERLWRVRAKQVVLAQGALEKPLVFHGNDRPGVMLAGAAQTYLNRYGVLVGQRPVVLTSHDSAWHAAFDLSDAGARVQAIADTRQSVSEELMAEARLRGIPVKLGRTATATKGRLRVSSIRINPVSGGRVGAGEEIACDAVLMSGGWTPSLHLFSHTRGTLAWDDDRTTFLPERTPEDCVIAGASRGLWGLEAVLNDGAEKGRAVVEALGKTGDARAYTVSDDRAGSGVSHRELPTDLSPGKAKAFVDYQNDVTAKDLRLAVREGMRSIEHVKRYTTNGMATDQGKMSNINGLNIAADALGKKQPSVGLTTFRPPYTPTSFGAFAGYHRGGHFEVTRKTQIDLWAEEQGAVFEPVGQWRRAWYFPRPGEDMEAAVSRECRATRAGVGIFDASTLGKIEVVGPDAVEFMNRMYTNPWSKLAPGRCRYGLLCGDDGFIRDDGVIGRMAQDKFHVTTTTGGAARVLNMMEDYLQTEWPDLNVWLTSTTEQWSTIALNGPDAAKLLAPFVEGVELTEEAFPHMSCTECSVAGIPARLFRVSFTGEIGFEVNVPAPMGRRLWELLWEAGQRFNICAYGTETMHVLRAEKGYIIVGQDTDGTVTPIDAGMGWAVGKSKPDFVGKRGMARPDLVAEGRKQLVGLLTEDGSKLEEGAQIVFDPSQAIPMTMVGHVTSSYHSDAAGRPIALALVAGGHGRMGETVHIPMPDRTIAAKITGTVFVDPENTRLKI; encoded by the coding sequence ATGAGCAGCCATCGCGTATCCGGCAAGGGCCGCGTCAACCGCAGCCGCCCGGTGAACTTCACCTTCGACGGCAGGACCTTCCAGGGCTACGAGGGCGATACGGTCGCCTCGGCGCTGCTCGCGAATGGCGTGCACCTGATGGGCCGCTCGTTCAAGTACCACCGCCCGCGCGGGCCGGTGGCGGCGGGCTCCGAGGAGCCCAACGCGCTGATCGGCACCCGCCGCGGCCCGGGCCGGTTCGAGCCCAACACCCGCGCCACGGTGCAGGAGATCTGGGGCGGGCTCGAGACGACCTCGCAGAACAAGTACCCGAGCCTCAGCTTCGACGTCGGCGCGGTCAACGACGCCGCCTACATGCTCTTCTCGGCCGGTTTCTACTACAAGACCTTCATGTGGCCGCGCAGCTTCTGGGACAAGGTCTACGAGCCCTTCATCCGCGCCGCCGCCGGGCTCGGGGTGAGCCCCACCGAGGAAGACCCCGACAGCTACGCCTCGCGCAACCTGCATTGCGACGTGCTGATCGTCGGCGCCGGGCCCTCGGGCCTCGCCGCGGCGAAGGTCGCTGCCGAGGCGGGCCTCAAGGTCGTGCTGGTGGACGAGAACGCCGAGGCGGGGGGCACGCTGCTCTCGGAGCCGCAGGCGCAGATCGACGGCATCCCGGCCTGGGACTGGCTGGCCTCCGAGCTGGCCGCGCTGAAGGCGGCGGGCGTCAAGGTGATGACCCGCACCACCGCCATCGGTTACTACCACCAGAACCTCATCGGCCTCTGCGAGCGGCTGACCGACCACCTCGCGCAGCTGCCCGCCGACACCCCGCGCGAGCGGCTCTGGCGGGTGCGGGCGAAGCAGGTGGTGCTGGCGCAGGGCGCGCTGGAAAAGCCGCTGGTCTTCCACGGCAACGACCGTCCCGGCGTCATGCTGGCGGGCGCGGCGCAGACCTACCTCAACCGCTACGGCGTGCTGGTCGGGCAGCGCCCCGTGGTGCTGACCTCGCATGACAGCGCCTGGCACGCGGCGTTTGATCTCTCGGACGCGGGCGCCAGGGTGCAGGCCATCGCCGACACGCGCCAGAGCGTCAGCGAGGAGCTGATGGCCGAGGCGCGGCTGCGCGGCATCCCCGTCAAGCTCGGCCGCACCGCCACGGCGACCAAGGGCCGGCTGCGGGTGAGTTCGATCCGGATCAACCCGGTCTCCGGCGGCAGGGTCGGCGCGGGCGAGGAGATCGCCTGCGATGCGGTGCTGATGTCGGGCGGCTGGACCCCCTCGCTGCACCTCTTCTCGCACACCAGGGGCACGCTCGCCTGGGACGACGACCGCACCACCTTCCTGCCCGAGCGCACGCCGGAGGATTGCGTCATCGCCGGCGCCAGCCGCGGCCTCTGGGGCCTCGAGGCGGTGCTGAACGACGGCGCCGAGAAGGGCCGCGCGGTGGTCGAGGCGCTCGGCAAGACCGGGGACGCGCGGGCCTACACCGTCTCGGACGACCGCGCCGGCTCGGGCGTGTCGCACAGGGAACTGCCGACCGACCTCAGCCCCGGCAAGGCCAAGGCCTTCGTCGACTACCAGAACGACGTGACCGCCAAGGACCTGCGCCTCGCGGTGCGCGAGGGCATGCGCTCGATCGAGCACGTCAAGCGCTACACCACCAACGGCATGGCCACCGACCAGGGCAAGATGTCCAATATCAACGGTCTCAACATCGCCGCGGATGCGCTTGGAAAGAAACAGCCTTCGGTCGGCCTGACCACCTTCCGCCCGCCCTATACCCCGACCAGCTTCGGCGCCTTCGCGGGCTATCACCGCGGCGGGCACTTCGAGGTGACGCGCAAGACCCAGATCGATCTCTGGGCCGAGGAACAGGGCGCGGTCTTCGAGCCGGTCGGCCAGTGGCGCCGGGCCTGGTACTTCCCGCGGCCGGGCGAGGACATGGAGGCGGCGGTCAGCCGCGAGTGCCGCGCCACCCGCGCCGGCGTCGGCATCTTCGACGCCTCGACGCTGGGCAAGATCGAGGTCGTCGGCCCCGACGCCGTCGAGTTCATGAACCGCATGTACACCAATCCCTGGAGCAAGCTGGCGCCGGGCCGCTGCCGCTATGGCCTGCTTTGCGGCGACGACGGCTTCATCCGCGACGACGGCGTCATCGGCCGCATGGCGCAGGACAAGTTCCACGTCACCACCACCACCGGGGGCGCCGCGCGGGTGCTGAACATGATGGAGGACTACCTGCAGACCGAGTGGCCGGACCTGAACGTCTGGCTCACCTCGACCACCGAGCAATGGTCCACCATCGCGCTCAACGGCCCCGATGCCGCGAAGCTGCTGGCGCCCTTCGTCGAGGGCGTCGAGCTGACCGAGGAGGCCTTCCCGCACATGTCCTGCACCGAGTGCAGCGTCGCGGGCATCCCCGCGCGGCTCTTCCGCGTCAGCTTCACCGGCGAGATCGGCTTCGAGGTCAACGTGCCCGCGCCGATGGGCCGCAGGCTCTGGGAGCTGCTCTGGGAGGCCGGGCAGAGGTTCAACATCTGCGCCTATGGCACGGAAACCATGCACGTCCTGCGCGCCGAGAAGGGCTACATCATCGTCGGCCAGGACACCGACGGCACGGTCACGCCGATCGACGCGGGCATGGGCTGGGCCGTCGGCAAGTCGAAGCCCGACTTCGTCGGCAAGCGCGGCATGGCGCGGCCCGACCTCGTGGCCGAGGGCCGCAAGCAGCTGGTCGGGCTGCTGACCGAGGATGGCAGCAAGCTCGAGGAGGGGGCGCAGATCGTCTTCGACCCCAGCCAAGCGATCCCGATGACCATGGTCGGCCACGTGACCTCGTCCTACCACTCGGATGCCGCGGGCCGTCCCATCGCGCTGGCGCTGGTCGCGGGCGGGCACGGGCGGATGGGCGAGACCGTCCACATCCCGATGCCCGACCGCACCATCGCGGCGAAGATCACCGGAACGGTCTTCGTCGATCCCGAGAACACCCGGCTGAAGATCTGA
- a CDS encoding sarcosine oxidase subunit delta, giving the protein MLLINCPYCDETLPEVEFTYAGEAHIARPENPSEMSDDAWQQFLFMRDNVKGDHFERWRHLHGCGRFFNAVRNTVTDKFLTTYKAGAPRPDLAALKEGQK; this is encoded by the coding sequence ATGCTCCTGATAAATTGCCCCTATTGCGACGAGACGCTGCCCGAGGTCGAGTTCACCTATGCCGGCGAGGCGCATATCGCCCGGCCGGAGAACCCCTCGGAGATGAGCGACGATGCCTGGCAGCAGTTCCTCTTCATGCGTGACAACGTGAAGGGTGACCACTTCGAGCGCTGGCGCCACCTGCACGGCTGCGGGCGCTTCTTCAACGCCGTGCGCAACACCGTCACCGACAAGTTCCTGACCACCTACAAGGCGGGCGCGCCGCGCCCCGACCTCGCCGCGCTGAAGGAGGGCCAGAAATGA
- a CDS encoding sarcosine oxidase subunit beta family protein — protein sequence MTRFNAFSLLKNAVTGHRNWTEQWPDSQPKAEYDVVIVGAGGHGLGAAYYLATQHGITNVAVIDKGWLGGGNTGRNTTIIRSNYLYDESARLFDHSVDLWQTLSQELNYNVMYSNRGCLMLAHTVHDVQSFKRHVHANRLNGVDNRWLTPEECKEYCPPINISKTSRYPVMGGALQERAGTARHDAVAWGYARGAAARGVDIIQNCAVTAIRRNPDGSVAGVDTEKGFIKAKKVAVSASGHNTQVMATADVRLPLESMPLQALVSEPVKPVFPCVVMSNAVHAYCSQSDKGELVIGSGTDQYVSYSQRGGLPLIEHTIAAISEVFPIFNRMRMLRKWAGITDNTPDRSPIIGKTPVKNLYVNCGWGTGGFKATPGSAHVFAWTIAKDEPHPINAPFTLDRFRTGRLIDEAAAAAVAH from the coding sequence ATGACGCGGTTCAACGCCTTTTCCCTTCTCAAGAACGCCGTCACCGGTCACAGGAACTGGACCGAGCAGTGGCCGGACAGCCAGCCGAAGGCCGAGTATGACGTGGTCATCGTCGGCGCCGGCGGGCACGGGCTCGGGGCGGCCTACTACCTCGCGACGCAGCACGGCATCACCAACGTGGCGGTGATCGACAAGGGCTGGCTCGGCGGCGGCAACACCGGGCGCAACACCACGATCATCCGCTCGAACTACCTCTACGACGAGAGCGCGCGGCTCTTCGACCACTCGGTCGACCTCTGGCAGACCCTCAGCCAGGAGCTGAACTACAACGTCATGTACTCGAACCGCGGCTGCCTCATGCTCGCGCATACCGTGCATGACGTGCAGAGCTTCAAGCGCCACGTGCATGCCAACCGGCTCAACGGCGTCGACAACCGCTGGCTGACGCCGGAGGAGTGCAAGGAGTACTGCCCGCCGATCAACATCTCCAAGACCTCGCGCTACCCGGTGATGGGCGGCGCGCTGCAGGAGCGGGCGGGCACGGCGCGGCATGACGCGGTGGCCTGGGGCTATGCCCGGGGCGCGGCGGCACGCGGCGTCGACATCATCCAGAACTGCGCGGTGACCGCGATCCGCCGCAACCCCGACGGCTCGGTCGCCGGGGTCGACACCGAGAAGGGCTTCATCAAGGCGAAAAAGGTCGCGGTCTCGGCCTCGGGTCACAACACGCAGGTGATGGCGACCGCCGATGTCCGCCTGCCGCTCGAGAGCATGCCGCTGCAGGCGCTTGTGAGCGAGCCGGTGAAGCCGGTCTTCCCCTGCGTGGTCATGTCGAACGCCGTGCACGCCTATTGCAGCCAGTCCGACAAGGGTGAGCTGGTGATCGGCAGCGGCACCGACCAGTACGTCAGCTACAGCCAGCGCGGCGGGCTGCCGCTGATCGAGCATACCATTGCCGCGATCTCCGAGGTCTTCCCGATCTTCAACCGCATGCGGATGCTGCGCAAATGGGCGGGGATCACCGACAACACGCCGGACCGTTCGCCGATCATCGGCAAGACGCCGGTCAAGAACCTCTACGTCAACTGCGGCTGGGGGACGGGCGGCTTCAAGGCCACGCCGGGCTCGGCGCATGTCTTCGCCTGGACCATCGCCAAGGACGAGCCGCACCCGATCAACGCCCCCTTCACGCTCGACCGCTTCCGCACCGGCCGGCTGATCGACGAAGCGGCGGCCGCCGCCGTCGCGCACTGA
- a CDS encoding GlxA family transcriptional regulator, with protein MKNSAMPPSPSQKRLRVAFLLAGRFTLSAFANFVDVLRLAADEADKSRPILCDWTVLSDTLGPVRSSCGVRVQPDTRLRNAGSYDYLVVVGGLISDEVALSPAELAFLKRQAAAGVPVVGLCTGVFILQELGLLKGYRCCVSWFHHQDFIDRFEAETPVSDQIFVVDRDRLTCSGGHGAAHLAAFLVQRHIGQSAAIKSLNIMMIDEAMSGEKAQPGQALTRRASDELVKRAVLRMQQHIEVPKPIDELARELGVGRRTLERRFLADLRQTPLKAYMELRLERALIRLRSTEASVTEVALACGFCDGPHLSRTLKAERGVTPVEYRKAQAGADPELAVGVLLPRAD; from the coding sequence ATGAAGAATTCCGCCATGCCGCCCAGCCCGTCCCAGAAACGCCTGCGTGTCGCCTTCCTGCTTGCGGGGCGCTTCACCCTGTCGGCCTTTGCCAATTTCGTCGACGTGCTGCGCCTTGCCGCCGACGAGGCCGACAAGTCGCGCCCGATCCTCTGCGACTGGACCGTGCTGTCGGACACACTGGGCCCGGTGCGCTCGAGCTGCGGCGTGCGGGTGCAGCCCGACACACGGCTGCGCAACGCCGGGAGCTACGACTACCTCGTGGTGGTGGGCGGGCTGATCAGCGACGAGGTGGCGCTGAGCCCGGCCGAGCTTGCCTTCCTCAAGCGGCAGGCGGCGGCGGGGGTGCCGGTGGTGGGGCTCTGCACCGGGGTGTTCATCCTGCAGGAACTGGGGCTGCTCAAGGGCTACCGCTGCTGCGTGAGCTGGTTCCACCACCAGGATTTCATCGACCGGTTCGAGGCGGAAACCCCGGTCTCGGACCAGATCTTCGTCGTCGACCGCGACCGGCTGACCTGCTCGGGCGGGCATGGCGCGGCGCATCTCGCGGCCTTCCTCGTGCAGCGCCACATCGGCCAGTCGGCGGCGATCAAGAGCCTCAACATCATGATGATCGACGAGGCGATGAGCGGCGAGAAGGCGCAGCCCGGGCAGGCGCTCACCCGGCGCGCCAGCGACGAGCTGGTAAAGCGCGCGGTGCTGCGGATGCAGCAGCACATCGAGGTGCCGAAACCGATCGACGAGCTGGCGCGCGAGCTGGGCGTGGGGCGGCGCACGCTGGAACGGCGCTTCCTTGCGGACCTGCGGCAGACCCCGCTCAAGGCCTACATGGAGCTGCGGCTCGAGCGCGCGCTGATCCGGCTGCGCAGCACCGAGGCCTCGGTCACCGAGGTGGCGCTGGCCTGCGGCTTCTGCGACGGGCCGCACCTGTCGCGCACGCTGAAGGCCGAGCGCGGCGTGACCCCGGTCGAGTACCGCAAGGCGCAGGCCGGGGCCGATCCGGAGCTGGCCGTGGGCGTGCTGCTGCCGCGGGCGGACTGA